From the genome of Muricauda sp. SCSIO 64092, one region includes:
- the ccsA gene encoding cytochrome c biogenesis protein — protein MKWLFSTKMSFVLLLAIIVAMAFATFIENDFGTLVARNRVYEAWWFELIMAWLAVNFIFHIGQYKLFSKRKLAVGLFHSAFVVIIIGAGVTRYFSREGVIHIREGQTQHIFYSAENYLQLTNSHDQHAFSHQEFIPKVFQPNEYPISIAGQNFVFKAEEYIKGAKQGYGPGDQTLMEITALDGGIRKDFKLNKGQNFKVQEVTISTAALKEAQIQMFQTDSIWMIKSTFPIQLMKMANQEMSSLDSGMVAPLELRTIYQWESGSFVIRSILENVQPILEPEPDEKLAKDYLDGVKISIWDDKGKKLKTGYFHKVNRNPEWMEFEYEGSTYHFTYGPKAETLPFALHLSDFQLERYPGSTSPSSYASEVIVHDNGNQWPFRIFMNNVLDHGGYRFYQSSYDSDEKGTVLAINQDRPGTYITYLGYFLLALGMIWALFAPGSRFQFLMKKLGKPDKKVAIIILMMCSLIANAQKDTIPSWFVPKEKAQEYGTLIVQDLDGRMKPINTLANEIVRKIYGKTQISVTTASGTVSLTPEQFLLAVQLAPQHWTSMPIIKVDRKKGGDVFTFLDQEPVSHLRFEDFTTDKGAYKLLSLVEEANKLKPSERTEWHNEILKIDERFNIFYGLLTGDFLRIFPNRLDPNNTWFTTNQFNEGFEEEDANFVKNISGIYLARLREGIATGKWKEADDVFHYIDLYQRKAGANVYPTQTRIDAELLYNKINLGNRLFALFWLLGSILLTVAIILLFKQNRLLQLIWAIGSGLALIGWLTFTFHLGLRWFIAEHPPWSDGFEMLVFVAWGVLLFGLAFSRKTRFTIPLALLFSGTLLFVSFLDWLNPEITNLMPVLNSYWLKIHVAIIVSGYAPLALSAVLGLMSLLFLIFKPNNPRAIWWKAQKELITVNELSITIGLFLLAIGTFLGGVWANESWGRYWAWDPKETWALISVLVYALILHLRLVPATKSAIIYILASLWGFSSIIMTSFGVNYYLSGLHSYAKGDSVPIPAWVYWTVGFLFLVSIFAIISFQKLKPAEKKALVF, from the coding sequence ATGAAATGGTTGTTTTCTACCAAGATGAGTTTTGTATTGCTCTTGGCCATAATCGTGGCCATGGCCTTTGCTACTTTCATAGAGAATGATTTTGGCACCTTGGTAGCAAGAAACAGGGTCTACGAGGCGTGGTGGTTCGAACTCATTATGGCTTGGCTGGCCGTCAATTTCATTTTCCATATTGGACAGTACAAGTTGTTTTCAAAACGAAAGCTCGCTGTTGGCCTGTTTCATTCTGCCTTCGTTGTCATTATTATTGGTGCAGGGGTTACACGGTATTTTAGCCGGGAAGGAGTTATTCACATACGCGAAGGCCAAACGCAACATATTTTTTATTCTGCCGAAAACTATCTGCAGTTGACCAATAGCCATGACCAACATGCATTTTCCCATCAAGAATTTATCCCAAAAGTCTTTCAGCCAAATGAATATCCCATTTCAATCGCAGGGCAAAACTTTGTATTCAAAGCAGAGGAATACATAAAAGGAGCCAAGCAAGGCTATGGTCCCGGAGATCAAACCCTTATGGAAATTACTGCCTTGGATGGTGGCATTCGCAAGGACTTTAAATTAAACAAAGGCCAAAATTTTAAAGTTCAGGAAGTTACCATTAGTACAGCTGCTCTTAAAGAGGCTCAGATCCAGATGTTCCAAACGGACTCCATATGGATGATCAAATCCACCTTTCCCATACAACTGATGAAGATGGCCAATCAAGAGATGAGTTCATTGGATTCAGGGATGGTAGCGCCCCTTGAGCTAAGAACCATTTATCAATGGGAATCAGGTTCGTTTGTCATACGGTCCATATTGGAAAATGTGCAACCCATTCTGGAACCGGAACCCGATGAAAAGTTGGCCAAGGACTATCTTGATGGGGTCAAAATTTCCATTTGGGACGATAAAGGAAAAAAGCTAAAAACGGGGTATTTCCATAAAGTCAATCGAAATCCCGAGTGGATGGAATTTGAATATGAAGGAAGTACCTATCACTTCACCTACGGCCCCAAAGCTGAAACATTACCTTTTGCCCTTCACCTTAGCGACTTCCAGCTAGAACGGTATCCAGGGTCTACAAGTCCTTCTTCTTATGCCAGTGAAGTGATCGTACATGACAATGGCAACCAATGGCCATTTCGTATTTTCATGAACAATGTACTGGACCATGGGGGTTATCGGTTTTATCAAAGCTCATACGACTCGGATGAGAAAGGAACTGTTCTTGCCATTAATCAAGACAGGCCCGGAACCTACATTACCTATTTGGGTTATTTTTTACTGGCCTTGGGTATGATATGGGCACTTTTTGCACCTGGGAGTAGGTTCCAATTTCTTATGAAAAAGCTGGGCAAACCGGATAAGAAAGTAGCCATTATCATCCTGATGATGTGCTCACTTATCGCAAATGCCCAGAAAGATACCATACCGTCATGGTTCGTTCCCAAAGAAAAAGCACAGGAATATGGAACGCTTATTGTCCAAGATTTGGACGGCAGGATGAAGCCCATCAATACATTGGCCAATGAAATAGTTCGTAAGATCTATGGCAAAACACAAATAAGCGTAACTACGGCATCAGGTACAGTATCCCTAACACCTGAACAGTTTTTATTGGCGGTCCAGCTTGCACCCCAACATTGGACAAGTATGCCTATAATTAAGGTTGATCGGAAAAAGGGGGGTGATGTGTTCACCTTTCTTGATCAAGAGCCTGTTTCACATCTCCGCTTTGAAGATTTTACTACCGACAAGGGAGCGTACAAGCTTTTATCCCTTGTAGAGGAAGCCAATAAGCTGAAACCATCGGAACGAACGGAATGGCATAATGAAATACTTAAGATAGATGAACGATTTAATATTTTTTATGGCCTATTGACCGGGGATTTTCTTAGAATATTCCCCAACAGGCTCGACCCTAATAATACTTGGTTCACTACCAATCAATTCAATGAAGGATTTGAGGAAGAAGATGCCAATTTCGTTAAAAACATTAGTGGTATTTACCTAGCCCGATTGCGTGAAGGCATAGCCACCGGAAAGTGGAAAGAGGCAGATGACGTCTTTCATTATATCGATTTATATCAAAGAAAAGCGGGAGCAAATGTCTATCCAACTCAAACGAGAATAGATGCAGAATTGCTCTATAACAAAATCAATTTGGGCAATAGGCTATTTGCCCTATTTTGGCTCTTGGGATCGATTCTGCTTACGGTTGCAATTATTTTATTATTTAAACAGAATAGGCTACTGCAATTAATTTGGGCAATTGGCAGCGGCCTTGCCCTGATAGGTTGGTTGACCTTTACTTTTCATCTGGGCTTGCGATGGTTCATCGCTGAGCACCCTCCCTGGAGCGATGGGTTTGAAATGCTTGTTTTTGTGGCTTGGGGAGTACTTTTATTCGGATTGGCTTTTTCACGGAAAACCAGGTTTACCATTCCACTCGCATTACTTTTTTCGGGCACTTTATTGTTTGTCAGCTTCTTGGACTGGCTTAACCCGGAGATTACCAATCTCATGCCTGTATTGAATTCTTATTGGCTGAAAATCCATGTAGCCATCATTGTTAGTGGTTATGCCCCTTTGGCACTATCGGCAGTATTGGGGCTTATGAGTTTGCTCTTCTTGATTTTTAAGCCCAACAATCCAAGGGCCATATGGTGGAAAGCTCAAAAAGAATTGATTACGGTAAACGAGCTTTCGATCACTATTGGTCTGTTCTTGTTGGCCATCGGCACCTTTTTAGGGGGGGTATGGGCCAATGAAAGCTGGGGGAGGTATTGGGCTTGGGATCCAAAGGAAACGTGGGCTTTGATATCGGTTTTGGTCTATGCATTGATTTTACACCTCCGATTGGTGCCCGCCACCAAATCTGCCATTATCTACATACTGGCCAGTCTCTGGGGGTTTTCTTCGATAATCATGACTTCTTTTGGTGTAAACTATTACCTCAGTGGCTTGCATTCCTATGCAAAAGGGGATTCGGTACCCATTCCTGCTTGGGTCTATTGGACGGTAGGATTTCTCTTTTTGGTTTCAATATTTGCCATAATAAGCTTTCAAAAACTAAAGCCTGCTGAAAAAAAAGCATTGGTGTTTTGA
- a CDS encoding alginate export family protein, protein MKLLKYSLGLLCFVLAPKTSFGQFNLDGQMLIRSEYRNGYNEPILENMDPAGFIAHRARLQAGYTLDDFNFFMSVQDVRTWGSTPQANISDGFLSVHEAWGEFKAGEYWKIKLGRQELNYDNARFLGNLDWALQARSHDFALVKYEKGNSKLHFGGGFNQVGQRLSDNFFSTPNQYRSAQLVHYEDAIGNLDFSLLFWNEGRQNPALDPTGQPLNDDIHFRQTVGIPTLKTTLNKTTLSGYFYYQFGKDINGFNVSAYNASAQISQLIFDNQAGRKWRATLGYEVISGTDGNVQGTNNNSYSLQYGTNHLFNGLMDWFFVANRWENNVGLHDIYLRSRYSFNDKFWIQANGHLFSSYADPLGLNGELVSDKSLGTELDFTFGVIINNSVSLQGGYSQLFLSDAFENTQIVELNNTQNWAYLMFVFRPNSKAKFIGVLQ, encoded by the coding sequence ATGAAGTTGTTAAAATATTCCCTGGGCTTACTATGCTTTGTTTTAGCCCCCAAAACATCTTTTGGACAGTTTAACCTGGACGGACAGATGCTTATTCGAAGTGAATACCGGAATGGTTATAATGAACCCATTCTGGAAAATATGGATCCGGCAGGCTTTATAGCTCATCGGGCAAGGCTCCAGGCGGGCTATACATTAGATGATTTCAACTTTTTTATGAGTGTTCAGGATGTCCGTACCTGGGGTAGTACCCCTCAAGCAAATATCAGTGATGGTTTTTTATCCGTTCATGAAGCTTGGGGTGAATTTAAGGCCGGGGAGTATTGGAAAATTAAGCTGGGGAGACAGGAATTGAATTATGACAATGCACGATTCCTGGGAAACTTGGATTGGGCGCTTCAGGCCAGATCACACGATTTTGCCTTGGTTAAATATGAAAAAGGCAATAGCAAACTACACTTTGGTGGAGGTTTTAACCAGGTTGGACAACGGCTATCGGACAATTTTTTTTCCACACCCAACCAATATCGATCTGCACAGCTGGTTCATTATGAGGATGCCATTGGCAATTTGGATTTTTCCCTTTTATTTTGGAATGAGGGCAGGCAGAATCCAGCCTTAGACCCTACGGGTCAACCTTTGAACGATGATATACATTTTAGGCAGACCGTGGGGATTCCCACATTAAAAACGACACTGAACAAAACTACCTTAAGCGGATATTTCTACTATCAGTTCGGGAAAGATATCAATGGTTTCAACGTATCTGCCTATAACGCAAGTGCCCAAATCAGCCAGTTGATCTTTGACAATCAAGCAGGCAGAAAATGGCGGGCCACGTTGGGGTATGAGGTAATCTCGGGTACAGATGGAAACGTGCAGGGAACCAATAATAATTCGTATTCATTGCAATATGGTACCAATCATTTATTTAATGGTTTAATGGATTGGTTTTTTGTAGCCAACAGATGGGAAAACAATGTAGGACTGCATGACATCTACTTAAGAAGCCGGTATTCCTTTAATGATAAATTTTGGATACAAGCCAATGGCCATTTATTTTCTTCATATGCAGACCCTCTGGGTCTTAACGGAGAATTGGTTTCGGATAAGAGCTTGGGGACAGAACTTGATTTCACTTTTGGTGTCATCATAAACAATTCGGTATCATTGCAGGGAGGATACAGTCAACTCTTCCTATCGGATGCCTTTGAAAACACACAGATTGTTGAACTCAACAATACACAGAATTGGGCTTACTTGATGTTTGTTTTCAGGCCAAATAGCAAAGCCAAATTTATTGGGGTTTTACAGTAG
- the nrfA gene encoding ammonia-forming cytochrome c nitrite reductase, whose protein sequence is MKNWILFTITALAAFLLALLAVNIFERKSEAKFAYQPKVAIDGIESRDSVWGLNYPRQYQSYQKTKDTTFKSLYGTSGHHDILESDPELVILWAGYGFSKDYNAPKGHAWAITDLQKSLRTGAPMEAGEGPMPSTCWTCKSPDVPRLMNEMGVAEYYTGKWSDLGSEVVNPIGCADCHNPKTMKLTITRPALIEAYEAMGKDINDASHQEMRSLVCAQCHVEYYFDGKKPGKGNAKYLTFPWKDGMTVEGMEEYYDNFQFADWTHPLSKTPMLKAQHPDYEVYLTGIHAKRGVSCADCHMPYQTEGGQKFTNHHIGSPLDNVENSCFVCHREKVSDLMTDVYDRQRKIKEGTKKLQRLIAMAHIEAAKAWELGATEEQMKPIQQGIRHAQWRWDYTVASHGAAFHSPLETSRTVTSATGMIQETRIELSRLLADLGFNQPVPMPDFSSKEVLQEYIGLDMPKLKADKERFIKEVIPQWLKEGKERENQTPINTISVSN, encoded by the coding sequence ATGAAAAATTGGATTCTTTTTACCATAACAGCCCTTGCCGCTTTTCTATTGGCATTACTGGCCGTGAACATATTTGAGCGTAAATCGGAGGCAAAGTTTGCATACCAACCCAAAGTTGCCATTGATGGTATTGAGTCCAGGGATTCTGTCTGGGGATTGAATTATCCCAGACAGTATCAGTCTTATCAAAAAACCAAGGACACCACATTTAAAAGTTTATATGGCACTTCCGGTCATCACGATATTTTGGAATCCGACCCCGAATTGGTCATACTCTGGGCAGGTTACGGGTTTTCGAAGGATTACAATGCACCCAAGGGACATGCGTGGGCCATTACCGACCTACAGAAGTCCTTAAGGACGGGAGCTCCGATGGAAGCTGGGGAAGGCCCTATGCCATCTACTTGCTGGACCTGTAAGAGCCCAGATGTACCAAGGTTAATGAATGAAATGGGTGTTGCCGAGTACTACACTGGGAAATGGTCGGATTTAGGTTCAGAGGTAGTCAATCCTATCGGTTGTGCCGATTGCCATAACCCAAAGACGATGAAATTGACCATTACCCGTCCTGCTTTAATTGAAGCCTACGAAGCGATGGGAAAAGACATCAATGACGCCTCCCATCAAGAAATGAGATCTCTCGTATGCGCACAGTGCCATGTGGAATATTATTTTGATGGAAAGAAACCGGGCAAGGGAAATGCAAAGTATCTGACCTTTCCGTGGAAAGACGGCATGACCGTCGAAGGCATGGAGGAATACTATGATAACTTCCAATTTGCAGATTGGACACACCCATTGAGCAAAACACCTATGCTCAAGGCCCAACACCCCGATTATGAAGTGTACCTGACAGGAATCCATGCGAAGCGTGGGGTAAGCTGCGCGGATTGTCATATGCCTTACCAAACCGAGGGCGGTCAGAAATTTACCAACCACCACATAGGATCGCCATTGGACAATGTGGAAAACTCATGTTTTGTCTGTCACAGGGAAAAGGTTTCGGACTTGATGACGGATGTATATGATCGTCAGAGAAAAATAAAGGAAGGGACCAAAAAGCTCCAGAGGCTCATAGCTATGGCACATATAGAGGCTGCAAAGGCTTGGGAATTGGGTGCCACCGAAGAGCAAATGAAGCCCATACAGCAAGGTATTCGGCATGCGCAATGGAGATGGGACTATACGGTGGCCTCGCATGGAGCGGCATTTCACTCCCCTTTGGAAACCAGCAGAACGGTGACCTCAGCCACTGGAATGATACAGGAAACCAGGATAGAACTCAGCAGGTTGCTCGCAGATTTAGGATTTAATCAACCCGTGCCCATGCCAGATTTTAGTAGCAAAGAAGTACTTCAGGAATATATCGGTCTGGATATGCCAAAGCTCAAAGCCGATAAAGAAAGGTTCATCAAAGAAGTAATCCCCCAGTGGCTCAAAGAGGGAAAGGAAAGAGAGAATCAAACCCCAATCAATACCATATCAGTATCCAATTAA
- the nrfH gene encoding cytochrome c nitrite reductase small subunit has product MLATFFVAIIFGLGLFLLNFSNASSYLSDNPQACVNCHIMQPQYITWTHSSHRETANCNDCHVPHNNVLNKYFFKAKDGLYHASVYTVRAEPEVIRARPPSIEVIQNNCIRCHQDQVTDAKTAAFISEHQANRTDRTCWECHRDVPHGRVRSLSAVGAQIEPIREYAPEDLSVIPEWLEKSMDDTQTKNEK; this is encoded by the coding sequence TTGCTTGCAACATTTTTTGTTGCCATCATCTTTGGGTTAGGGCTTTTCTTACTGAATTTCTCCAATGCTTCCTCCTATCTCTCAGACAATCCACAGGCCTGCGTCAATTGCCATATCATGCAACCACAGTACATCACTTGGACGCATAGCTCCCATAGGGAGACAGCAAACTGCAATGACTGCCATGTACCACATAACAACGTGTTGAACAAATATTTTTTCAAGGCGAAAGACGGGCTTTATCACGCCTCAGTATACACTGTCCGCGCTGAACCGGAAGTGATTAGAGCACGACCACCTTCCATTGAGGTCATTCAAAACAATTGTATTCGATGTCATCAAGATCAGGTGACAGATGCCAAAACAGCTGCGTTTATTTCAGAGCACCAAGCCAATCGTACGGATAGGACCTGCTGGGAATGCCACCGGGATGTGCCCCATGGGAGGGTAAGAAGTCTTTCGGCCGTAGGCGCACAGATAGAACCCATTCGTGAATACGCACCAGAAGATCTTTCCGTGATTCCCGAATGGCTTGAAAAATCAATGGATGACACCCAAACAAAAAACGAAAAATAG
- the arfB gene encoding alternative ribosome rescue aminoacyl-tRNA hydrolase ArfB, producing MNPERIAKELSFKAIRSSGAGGQHVNKVSSKVELSFDLTKSKGLSAVEKERLLLKLKNRLTKESLLILQCDEARSQYQNKTLVTKRFFELLKKGLQVPKKRKVTKPTKSSVEKRLKSKRKDSEKKANRRRPNLE from the coding sequence ATGAATCCTGAGAGGATTGCAAAAGAACTATCATTTAAGGCCATTCGTAGCAGTGGTGCAGGTGGGCAACATGTAAACAAGGTTTCATCCAAAGTAGAGCTCAGTTTTGATCTGACCAAATCAAAAGGTTTAAGTGCTGTTGAAAAGGAACGTTTGTTATTGAAGTTAAAAAATAGACTGACCAAAGAAAGTCTCCTGATCTTGCAGTGTGACGAAGCCCGAAGCCAATACCAAAATAAAACCCTGGTGACCAAACGCTTTTTTGAGCTGCTAAAAAAGGGCTTGCAAGTTCCTAAAAAGAGAAAAGTTACAAAGCCCACCAAATCATCTGTTGAAAAACGGTTGAAATCGAAAAGAAAGGATTCGGAGAAAAAGGCGAACCGTAGAAGGCCGAATTTAGAATAG
- a CDS encoding ABC transporter ATP-binding protein — protein MLTVTNVSFSYKNKVVLSNLSFTLEKGGHLAIMGESGSGKSTLLKAIYGLLHLDAGTISWDNKQVLGPNYNLVPGESFMKYVSQEFDLMPFISVAENIGQYLSVFEGETHQSRIQELLELIGMEHFADVPIKNLSGGQKQRVALARALAQEPEVLLLDEPFSNIDQFKKNELRYRVFPYLREKGISVLTATHDSNDVLSFADTILVLKDGNMEDYQETERLFKNPKSRYVASLFGTVNELPLKELKAYAERDISILIYPHEFEISSKSGLQVYVVNNHFKGSHYLIEGVSESGKTLFFTNTKALEVHVKVFLNVSLQLVNSRLRNLTGHES, from the coding sequence ATGTTAACGGTTACCAATGTTTCCTTTTCCTATAAAAACAAAGTGGTTTTATCCAACCTCTCCTTTACTTTGGAAAAAGGGGGCCATTTGGCCATTATGGGTGAAAGTGGTTCCGGCAAAAGTACCTTGTTAAAGGCAATTTATGGATTGCTCCATCTGGATGCGGGAACTATTTCCTGGGATAATAAACAAGTTCTGGGTCCAAACTATAATTTGGTGCCTGGGGAATCTTTTATGAAGTATGTATCCCAGGAATTTGATTTAATGCCCTTTATCAGTGTTGCCGAGAACATTGGTCAGTACCTCTCGGTTTTTGAGGGGGAAACCCATCAATCCAGAATACAGGAGCTTTTGGAACTTATTGGCATGGAACATTTTGCGGATGTCCCTATTAAAAACCTGAGTGGAGGCCAAAAACAAAGGGTTGCCCTGGCAAGGGCATTGGCCCAAGAACCTGAAGTATTGCTCTTGGACGAACCCTTTAGCAATATTGATCAATTTAAAAAAAATGAGCTTCGCTACCGCGTATTCCCCTATTTAAGGGAAAAAGGTATCTCCGTTTTGACAGCAACCCATGATAGCAATGATGTGCTTTCTTTTGCGGATACCATTTTGGTATTAAAAGATGGGAATATGGAGGATTATCAAGAAACGGAGCGGTTGTTCAAGAATCCAAAAAGCAGGTATGTGGCTTCACTTTTTGGAACCGTCAATGAACTTCCCCTAAAAGAATTGAAAGCATATGCGGAACGGGACATTTCCATATTGATCTATCCCCATGAATTTGAGATTTCAAGCAAATCCGGCCTTCAAGTATATGTGGTAAACAATCATTTTAAAGGGAGTCACTATTTGATTGAAGGTGTCTCCGAAAGTGGCAAGACCCTATTTTTTACGAACACAAAGGCCTTGGAAGTACATGTAAAAGTATTTCTAAATGTCTCCCTACAATTGGTGAACAGCCGTTTAAGAAATCTGACCGGACATGAATCCTGA
- a CDS encoding prolyl oligopeptidase family serine peptidase, which produces MKQLTFSLGLLIFASCATETKREPIAVNYPATAKVDTVDTYFETEVPDPFRWLEDDMSEETEAWVKEQNKVTFGYLDKIPFRTALKNRLEKLWNYEKLGSPFKEGDYTYFYKNDGLQNQYVVYRKKGNGEEEVFLDPNSFSEDGTTSLMGLSFTKDGSKAAYLISEGGSDWRKGIVINTENREIVEDTLVDIKFSGISWKGNDGFFYSSYDKPKGSELSAKTDQHKLYYHKLGTPQSEDKIVFGGAPEEKHRYIQGYVSEDETYLFISASTSTSGNKLFLKDLTQKNSPLVTVLDHTESDTYVMENEGSKLWLVTNLNAPNKKIVVTDASQPTPDHWKDFIPETEHVLTAGTGGGYFFTEYMVDAISKVLQYDYEGNLVREVELPGVGSAGGFGGKKEDNEFYFSFTNYNTPGSSYKYNVDNGEYEQYWKPEIDFNPSDYESTQVFYSSKDGTKVPMIITHKKGVELNGKNPTILYGYGGFNISLTPSFSIVNAVWMEQGGVYAVPNLRGGGEYGKKWHIAGTKMQKQNVFDDFIAAAEYLIENKYTSKEYLAIRGGSNGGLLVGATMTQRPDLMQVALPAVGVLDMLRYHTFTAGAGWAYDYGTSEESPEMFEYLKGYSPVHNVQEGVAYPATLVTTGDHDDRVVPAHSFKFAAQLQEKQAGDNPTLIRIETNAGHGAGTPVSKTIEQYSDIFGFTFFNMGFDELPNQAVLKEFKD; this is translated from the coding sequence ATGAAACAACTCACTTTCTCGCTAGGGCTCCTTATTTTTGCCTCCTGCGCTACCGAAACTAAAAGAGAACCTATCGCCGTGAACTATCCTGCAACCGCAAAAGTCGATACGGTCGACACCTATTTTGAAACCGAAGTACCCGATCCTTTTCGTTGGCTCGAAGATGATATGAGTGAAGAGACTGAAGCTTGGGTAAAAGAACAGAACAAAGTTACCTTTGGCTATTTGGATAAAATCCCGTTCCGCACGGCTTTAAAAAACCGTCTTGAAAAATTATGGAACTACGAAAAATTGGGCTCTCCCTTTAAAGAAGGGGATTACACCTATTTCTATAAAAACGATGGGTTACAAAACCAATATGTGGTCTATCGCAAAAAAGGCAATGGTGAGGAAGAAGTGTTCCTGGATCCAAACTCCTTCTCCGAAGATGGTACTACATCCTTAATGGGACTGAGCTTTACCAAGGATGGTTCCAAAGCAGCCTATTTGATTTCCGAAGGAGGTAGCGATTGGCGTAAGGGCATCGTAATCAATACGGAAAACAGGGAAATTGTTGAAGATACCCTGGTAGACATCAAATTCAGTGGCATTTCTTGGAAGGGCAACGATGGATTTTTCTATTCAAGTTATGATAAGCCCAAAGGCAGTGAGCTTTCCGCCAAGACGGACCAGCACAAATTGTACTACCACAAATTGGGTACCCCACAGTCCGAGGACAAGATTGTTTTTGGAGGTGCTCCAGAAGAGAAACACCGTTACATACAAGGTTATGTTTCAGAAGATGAAACCTATTTGTTCATTTCCGCCTCTACCTCAACATCGGGGAATAAATTATTCTTAAAGGACCTGACCCAAAAGAACAGTCCTTTGGTTACCGTTCTGGACCATACGGAGTCTGACACCTATGTTATGGAAAACGAAGGTTCAAAACTTTGGTTGGTGACCAATTTAAATGCCCCTAACAAAAAAATCGTCGTAACCGATGCTTCCCAACCCACTCCGGACCATTGGAAGGATTTCATCCCGGAAACCGAACATGTGCTGACCGCTGGCACGGGTGGTGGTTATTTCTTTACGGAATATATGGTGGATGCCATTTCCAAGGTATTACAGTATGATTACGAGGGAAATTTAGTTCGTGAAGTGGAACTTCCCGGCGTTGGAAGTGCCGGAGGTTTTGGCGGCAAAAAGGAGGACAACGAATTTTATTTTTCCTTTACCAATTACAACACCCCAGGCTCTTCATACAAATACAATGTGGACAATGGGGAGTACGAGCAGTATTGGAAACCTGAAATTGATTTTAATCCTTCGGATTACGAATCTACCCAAGTGTTCTATTCCTCCAAGGACGGTACCAAGGTCCCTATGATCATTACCCATAAAAAGGGCGTTGAACTCAATGGCAAAAACCCCACCATCCTCTATGGTTATGGTGGATTCAATATTAGCCTTACCCCTTCTTTCAGTATTGTGAATGCCGTTTGGATGGAACAAGGTGGTGTATATGCGGTTCCCAATTTACGCGGTGGTGGGGAGTATGGTAAAAAATGGCATATTGCAGGCACTAAAATGCAAAAGCAAAATGTATTTGATGATTTTATTGCTGCTGCAGAATACCTCATTGAGAACAAGTACACTTCAAAAGAATACCTAGCGATAAGAGGCGGATCCAACGGAGGGCTTTTGGTTGGTGCCACCATGACACAACGTCCCGATTTAATGCAAGTGGCACTACCAGCGGTTGGGGTTCTGGATATGTTGCGTTATCACACCTTTACTGCCGGAGCGGGATGGGCATATGATTATGGCACCTCGGAAGAAAGCCCGGAGATGTTCGAATACTTAAAGGGATATTCCCCAGTGCACAATGTACAAGAAGGGGTAGCATACCCCGCCACTCTGGTCACCACAGGAGATCATGACGATCGGGTGGTCCCTGCCCATAGTTTTAAGTTTGCCGCCCAACTTCAGGAAAAACAGGCCGGTGATAATCCTACACTCATTCGAATTGAGACCAACGCAGGCCATGGAGCCGGAACCCCGGTCAGCAAGACCATTGAACAATATTCGGACATTTTTGGATTTACGTTTTTTAATATGGGCTTTGACGAACTGCCCAATCAAGCGGTTTTAAAGGAATTCAAAGACTAG